One Rattus norvegicus strain BN/NHsdMcwi chromosome 20, GRCr8, whole genome shotgun sequence DNA segment encodes these proteins:
- the Calhm6 gene encoding calcium homeostasis modulator protein 6 isoform X1 yields the protein MEKFKAVLDLQIKHRSALGYGLVTLLTAGGEKIFSTVVFQCPCTATLNLTYGLVFLLVPALALFLLGYALSARTWRLLTGCCSRSASTRSSSGLRSTLVCAQVLGWVLIAAVIFLLLVFKCVSRCFSPVSYLQLKFWEIYLEKEKQILQSQAAEHATQLARENIRSFFECSKPKECNTPSRKDWQQISALYTFNSKNQFYSMLHKYVSRKEVSSSLHSVEGDVVVPVLGFVDDAAMANTHGV from the exons ATGGAGAAGTTCAAGGCGGTGCTGGACCTGCAGATCAAGCACCGCAGTGCCCTGGGCTATGGCCTGGTGACCCTGCTGACGGCTGGTGGGGAGAAGATCTTCTCCACAGTGGTGTTCCAGTGTCCCTGCACTGCCACCTTGAACCTGACCTACGGCCTGGTGTTCCTGCTGGTGCCTGCTTTAGCGCTTTTCCTCCTGGGCTATGCGCTGAGCGCGCGCACATGGCGTCTGCTCACCGGCTGCTGCTCCCGGAGTGCAAGCACGCGATCCAGTTCGGGGTTGCGCAGCACACTCGTATGCGCGCAG gTGCTCGGTTGGGTTCTGATAGCTGCCGTCATCTTCTTACTTCTGGTTTTTAAGTGTGTGTCCCGATGCTTCTCTCCGGTTAGTTATCTGCAGTTAAAATTCTGGGAAATCTACTTGGAAAAGGAGAAGCAGATCCTTCAAAGTCAAGCTGCAGAACACGCGACCCAGTTGGCAAGAGAGAATATTAGAAGTTTCTTTGAGTGCTCAAAGCCGAAGGAATGCAACACCCCAAGCAGAAAAGACTGGCAGCAAATCTCAGCATTGTATACATTCAATTCCAAGAACCAGTTCTACAGCATGCTGCACAAGTACGTTAGCAGAAAAGAGGTGAGCAGCAGTCTCCACTCTGTGGAAGGAGATGTTGTGGTCCCTGTCCTTGGCTTTGTAGATGATGCTGCCATGGCCAACACTCACGGAGTGTGA
- the Calhm6 gene encoding calcium homeostasis modulator protein 6, translating to MEKFKAVLDLQIKHRSALGYGLVTLLTAGGEKIFSTVVFQCPCTATLNLTYGLVFLLVPALALFLLGYALSARTWRLLTGCCSRSASTRSSSGLRSTLVCAQVSAVAALAPLTWVAVALLGGSFYQCAVSGSTRLASYLCKDRNHSCIAKLPQVPCNKQEAEMQEILSQLKAQSQVLGWVLIAAVIFLLLVFKCVSRCFSPVSYLQLKFWEIYLEKEKQILQSQAAEHATQLARENIRSFFECSKPKECNTPSRKDWQQISALYTFNSKNQFYSMLHKYVSRKEVSSSLHSVEGDVVVPVLGFVDDAAMANTHGV from the exons ATGGAGAAGTTCAAGGCGGTGCTGGACCTGCAGATCAAGCACCGCAGTGCCCTGGGCTATGGCCTGGTGACCCTGCTGACGGCTGGTGGGGAGAAGATCTTCTCCACAGTGGTGTTCCAGTGTCCCTGCACTGCCACCTTGAACCTGACCTACGGCCTGGTGTTCCTGCTGGTGCCTGCTTTAGCGCTTTTCCTCCTGGGCTATGCGCTGAGCGCGCGCACATGGCGTCTGCTCACCGGCTGCTGCTCCCGGAGTGCAAGCACGCGATCCAGTTCGGGGTTGCGCAGCACACTCGTATGCGCGCAGGTCAGCGCGGTCGCAGCGCTCGCTCCCCTCACCTGGGTGGCCGTGGCGCTACTTGGGGGCTCCTTCTATCAATGTGCTGTCAGCGGGAGCACACGCTTGGCGTCATATTTGTGCAAGGACCGCAACCACAGCTGCATTGCCAAGCTACCTCAGGTTCCCTGCAACAAGCAGGAGGCGGAGATGCAGGAGATCCTGAGTCAGCTCAAGGCCCAGTCTCAG gTGCTCGGTTGGGTTCTGATAGCTGCCGTCATCTTCTTACTTCTGGTTTTTAAGTGTGTGTCCCGATGCTTCTCTCCGGTTAGTTATCTGCAGTTAAAATTCTGGGAAATCTACTTGGAAAAGGAGAAGCAGATCCTTCAAAGTCAAGCTGCAGAACACGCGACCCAGTTGGCAAGAGAGAATATTAGAAGTTTCTTTGAGTGCTCAAAGCCGAAGGAATGCAACACCCCAAGCAGAAAAGACTGGCAGCAAATCTCAGCATTGTATACATTCAATTCCAAGAACCAGTTCTACAGCATGCTGCACAAGTACGTTAGCAGAAAAGAGGTGAGCAGCAGTCTCCACTCTGTGGAAGGAGATGTTGTGGTCCCTGTCCTTGGCTTTGTAGATGATGCTGCCATGGCCAACACTCACGGAGTGTGA